One Lycium barbarum isolate Lr01 chromosome 5, ASM1917538v2, whole genome shotgun sequence genomic window carries:
- the LOC132641003 gene encoding DNA-binding protein RHL1-like isoform X4, with protein sequence MIVFSDAWWIGWKDENPEEARLEFPKELNVQQEKLECDFKGGAGATCVQKRSISECGVKHMEQQSPEHEQEENFAESQNDSKEVIELTSSRRAARAAGKKFKKFMFSNSVLQNHLPGMTWLTMWRSLCCCLY encoded by the exons ATG attGTGTTTTCTGATGCATGGTGGATAGGGTGGAAGGATGAGAATCCTGAAGAAGCACGGCTCGAGTTTCCAAAGGAGCTAAATGTG CAGCAAGAGAAATTGGAGTGTGATTTCAAAGGTGGTGCAGGTGCTACATGCGTTCAAAAACGAAGTATTAGCGAATGTGGGGTCAAGCATATGGAGCAACAGTCTCCTGAACATGAACAGGAGGAGAATTTTGCAGAAAGTCAAAATGATTCAAAAGAAGTTATAGAATTAACTTCAAGTCGTCGTGCAGCAAGGGCAGCAGGAAAAAAATTCAA GAAATTTATGTTCAGTAATTCAGTTTTGCAGAACCATCTTCCGGGGATGACTTGGTTGACAATGTG GAGATCATTGTGCTGCTGCCTCTATTGA
- the LOC132641003 gene encoding DNA-binding protein RHL1-like isoform X6 has translation MIVFSDAWWIGWKDENPEEARLEFPKELNVQQEKLECDFKGGAGATCVQKRSISECGVKHMEQQSPEHEQEENFAESQNDSKEVIELTSSRRAARAAGKKFKRSLCCCLY, from the exons ATG attGTGTTTTCTGATGCATGGTGGATAGGGTGGAAGGATGAGAATCCTGAAGAAGCACGGCTCGAGTTTCCAAAGGAGCTAAATGTG CAGCAAGAGAAATTGGAGTGTGATTTCAAAGGTGGTGCAGGTGCTACATGCGTTCAAAAACGAAGTATTAGCGAATGTGGGGTCAAGCATATGGAGCAACAGTCTCCTGAACATGAACAGGAGGAGAATTTTGCAGAAAGTCAAAATGATTCAAAAGAAGTTATAGAATTAACTTCAAGTCGTCGTGCAGCAAGGGCAGCAGGAAAAAAATTCAA GAGATCATTGTGCTGCTGCCTCTATTGA
- the LOC132641003 gene encoding DNA-binding protein RHL1-like isoform X2 has protein sequence MIVFSDAWWIGWKDENPEEARLEFPKELNVQQEKLECDFKGGAGATCVQKRSISECGVKHMEQQSPEHEQEENFAESQNDSKEVIELTSSRRAARAAGKKFNFAEPSSGDDLVDNVLFVLDLGDHCAAASIDSFDD, from the exons ATG attGTGTTTTCTGATGCATGGTGGATAGGGTGGAAGGATGAGAATCCTGAAGAAGCACGGCTCGAGTTTCCAAAGGAGCTAAATGTG CAGCAAGAGAAATTGGAGTGTGATTTCAAAGGTGGTGCAGGTGCTACATGCGTTCAAAAACGAAGTATTAGCGAATGTGGGGTCAAGCATATGGAGCAACAGTCTCCTGAACATGAACAGGAGGAGAATTTTGCAGAAAGTCAAAATGATTCAAAAGAAGTTATAGAATTAACTTCAAGTCGTCGTGCAGCAAGGGCAGCAGGAAAAAAATTCAA TTTTGCAGAACCATCTTCCGGGGATGACTTGGTTGACAATGTG tTGTTTGTGCTTGATTTAGGAGATCATTGTGCTGCTGCCTCTATTGACAGCTTTGACGATTAG
- the LOC132641003 gene encoding DNA-binding protein RHL1-like isoform X3 — translation MIVFSDAWWIGWKDENPEEARLEFPKELNVQQEKLECDFKGGAGATCVQKRSISECGVKHMEQQSPEHEQEENFAESQNDSKEVIELTSSRRAARAAGKKFNFAEPSSGDDLVDNVEIIVLLPLLTALTISRQPP, via the exons ATG attGTGTTTTCTGATGCATGGTGGATAGGGTGGAAGGATGAGAATCCTGAAGAAGCACGGCTCGAGTTTCCAAAGGAGCTAAATGTG CAGCAAGAGAAATTGGAGTGTGATTTCAAAGGTGGTGCAGGTGCTACATGCGTTCAAAAACGAAGTATTAGCGAATGTGGGGTCAAGCATATGGAGCAACAGTCTCCTGAACATGAACAGGAGGAGAATTTTGCAGAAAGTCAAAATGATTCAAAAGAAGTTATAGAATTAACTTCAAGTCGTCGTGCAGCAAGGGCAGCAGGAAAAAAATTCAA TTTTGCAGAACCATCTTCCGGGGATGACTTGGTTGACAATGTG GAGATCATTGTGCTGCTGCCTCTATTGACAGCTTTGACGATTAGTAGACAGCCTCCTTAA
- the LOC132641003 gene encoding DNA-binding protein RHL1-like isoform X1 translates to MIVFSDAWWIGWKDENPEEARLEFPKELNVQQEKLECDFKGGAGATCVQKRSISECGVKHMEQQSPEHEQEENFAESQNDSKEVIELTSSRRAARAAGKKFNKVILYIVLDISTYLNNFRWRYKVVLLISKTCKYLILLLQVS, encoded by the exons ATG attGTGTTTTCTGATGCATGGTGGATAGGGTGGAAGGATGAGAATCCTGAAGAAGCACGGCTCGAGTTTCCAAAGGAGCTAAATGTG CAGCAAGAGAAATTGGAGTGTGATTTCAAAGGTGGTGCAGGTGCTACATGCGTTCAAAAACGAAGTATTAGCGAATGTGGGGTCAAGCATATGGAGCAACAGTCTCCTGAACATGAACAGGAGGAGAATTTTGCAGAAAGTCAAAATGATTCAAAAGAAGTTATAGAATTAACTTCAAGTCGTCGTGCAGCAAGGGCAGCAGGAAAAAAATTCAA CAAAGTCATCCTTTACATTGTTCTAGATATTTCCACATATCTCAACAACTTTAGATGGAGATACAAAGTTGTTCTCCTCATTAGCAAGACTTGCAAGTATCTCATTTTGCTGTTGCAAGTTTCCTGA